A single window of Verrucomicrobiota bacterium DNA harbors:
- a CDS encoding TIGR03790 family protein — translation MGRLAGAGRFVMRRRHRDAEPRSRGKRVFSLMLLCPRAPASPRHSPVPFARSLLAALVFTAASAFPLDGAEPGESVVVVFNSKQPESKAVAQHYATRRKVPAAQVIGLPLPAGDSMSRADFNAQLQTPLLHALESKKLVTFGEGNKIVAAKARHLVLCFGVPLKIARDATLVEPEVEKLPEPLRRNEASVDGELALLPFARAGYMLAGPRQNPHFGATNAAALHPTNGLMLVARLDGPTADIARGLVDKAMQAESDGLWGRAWFDARGLTNGPYAPGDAWIRGAAAAAARHGFETVLDERPETLPAATPLSHVALYAGWYDANASGPFARAQVEFVPGAVAYHLHSFSAQTLRTGSDHWCGPLLARGATATMGSVNEPYLGGTPDVRVFFERFVEAGFSFGEAASAAQGSLSWQTTVIGDPLYRPFGKSPREQHEALAARKSRLIEWSHLMVVNRNLARGTTPAEMVGYLRDVPESQSGAVLLEKLADLHAAAANAPAALEATARALELQPSPQQNIRLLLALASRRATMRDAAGEHAALERLFTEAPDYAGRRSCVERLLALAQQLNRPADSARWKLELGKF, via the coding sequence ATGGGACGGCTTGCGGGTGCGGGGAGGTTTGTTATGAGGCGGCGGCACAGAGACGCGGAGCCGCGGAGCCGCGGCAAGCGGGTGTTTTCACTGATGCTCCTGTGCCCCCGCGCCCCCGCGTCCCCGCGTCATTCCCCTGTCCCCTTTGCGCGTTCGCTCCTCGCCGCCCTCGTGTTCACCGCGGCATCGGCGTTCCCACTCGACGGCGCGGAGCCCGGCGAATCAGTCGTCGTCGTCTTCAATTCCAAGCAGCCCGAGTCGAAAGCCGTCGCGCAGCACTACGCCACGCGCCGCAAGGTGCCCGCAGCGCAAGTGATCGGCCTGCCGCTGCCGGCGGGAGACTCGATGTCGCGCGCTGACTTCAACGCGCAGTTGCAGACACCGCTGCTCCACGCGCTTGAATCGAAGAAACTCGTCACCTTCGGCGAAGGCAACAAGATCGTCGCGGCGAAGGCGCGGCACCTCGTGCTCTGTTTCGGTGTGCCGCTGAAGATCGCGCGCGATGCGACGCTCGTGGAGCCGGAGGTGGAGAAACTTCCCGAGCCGCTCCGGCGCAACGAGGCTTCAGTCGACGGCGAGCTCGCGCTGCTGCCGTTCGCCCGCGCGGGCTACATGCTCGCGGGGCCGCGGCAAAACCCGCACTTCGGCGCCACGAACGCCGCAGCGCTGCATCCGACCAACGGCCTCATGCTCGTCGCGCGGCTCGACGGCCCGACTGCGGACATCGCCCGCGGCCTCGTGGACAAGGCGATGCAGGCCGAGTCCGACGGCCTGTGGGGCCGGGCCTGGTTCGACGCGCGCGGCCTCACGAACGGCCCGTATGCCCCCGGCGACGCGTGGATTCGTGGCGCGGCGGCGGCGGCCGCGCGCCACGGATTCGAAACCGTGCTCGACGAACGGCCGGAGACGCTCCCGGCGGCGACGCCCCTGAGCCACGTGGCGCTCTACGCGGGCTGGTATGACGCGAACGCCTCCGGCCCGTTCGCGCGCGCGCAGGTCGAGTTCGTGCCCGGCGCGGTGGCGTATCACCTGCACTCGTTCAGCGCACAGACGCTGCGGACCGGCTCGGACCATTGGTGCGGTCCGCTCCTCGCGCGCGGCGCCACGGCCACGATGGGCAGCGTGAACGAACCCTATCTCGGCGGCACGCCGGACGTGCGGGTGTTCTTTGAGCGGTTCGTGGAGGCAGGCTTCTCCTTCGGCGAGGCGGCATCGGCGGCGCAAGGCTCGCTCTCGTGGCAGACGACCGTGATTGGCGACCCGTTGTATCGGCCGTTCGGAAAGTCACCGCGCGAGCAGCACGAGGCGCTCGCCGCGCGCAAGAGCCGCCTCATCGAGTGGTCGCACCTGATGGTCGTGAACCGCAACCTCGCGCGCGGCACCACGCCCGCCGAGATGGTGGGCTATCTCCGCGACGTGCCCGAATCGCAGTCGGGCGCGGTGCTGCTCGAAAAACTCGCGGACCTTCACGCGGCCGCGGCAAACGCGCCCGCGGCGTTGGAAGCGACCGCGCGCGCTCTCGAACTCCAGCCAAGCCCGCAGCAGAACATCCGGCTGCTGCTCGCGCTCGCGTCGCGCCGCGCCACGATGAGGGACGCCGCCGGCGAGCACGCCGCGCTGGAACGTCTGTTCACCGAGGCGCCCGATTACGCGGGCCGCCGCTCGTGCGTGGAGCGCCTGCTCGCGCTCGCGCAGCAACTCAACCGCCCCGCGGACTCGGCCCGGTGGAAGCTGGAGTTGGGAAAGTTCTAG